A window of Calditrichota bacterium contains these coding sequences:
- the lexA gene encoding transcriptional repressor LexA: MRPGPTDRQQELIDFIDRFTARQGYPPTIREMGAALGITSTNGVRVMLTSLERKGIIQRVSHKSRGVTFSDSKYRKSGGSPAGLRVRKQQVPIVGRVAAGAPLLAIENIEGYLTVDADLYPFRDGFALRVQGRSMIDAGIMDGDIVIARPSLPIEPGSIVVALIGDEATVKRYYLSGESVRLEPANPDFGPINVDRDTPGFSIVGRVVGLYRRY, translated from the coding sequence ATTCGTCCCGGACCTACCGACCGGCAGCAGGAATTGATCGACTTCATCGACCGCTTCACCGCGCGACAAGGCTATCCCCCTACGATACGCGAGATGGGCGCTGCGCTCGGCATCACTTCGACCAACGGCGTCCGGGTGATGCTTACCTCGCTGGAGCGAAAGGGCATCATCCAGCGCGTCAGCCATAAGTCCCGCGGCGTCACCTTCAGCGATTCGAAGTATCGAAAGTCGGGCGGTTCACCGGCAGGGCTGCGGGTGCGCAAGCAACAGGTTCCTATCGTGGGCCGGGTTGCTGCGGGTGCCCCGCTCCTGGCGATCGAGAATATCGAAGGCTACCTCACGGTCGATGCCGACCTCTACCCCTTTCGCGACGGCTTCGCGCTACGGGTGCAGGGCCGATCGATGATCGACGCCGGAATAATGGATGGCGATATCGTCATCGCGCGCCCCAGTCTTCCGATCGAGCCGGGCTCCATCGTCGTAGCACTTATCGGCGACGAGGCAACCGTCAAACGCTATTACTTGAGCGGCGAATCGGTGCGGTTGGAACCGGCCAATCCCGACTTCGGTCCGATCAACGTCGATCGCGACACTCCCGGATTCAGCATCGTTGGCAGGGTTGTAGGGCTCTACCGGCGATACTGA
- a CDS encoding DUF1844 domain-containing protein, with the protein MTEAPSFDKETVLFTQLIISLHQAALMQLGKFAHPETGVAERDLDSARMTIDTLQMLRSKTQGNLSREEESLFDQILAELKLNYVDEAGKPASKSTLFDASTAPAGETASSAP; encoded by the coding sequence GTGACCGAAGCCCCTTCCTTCGACAAAGAGACCGTCCTTTTCACGCAATTGATCATATCGCTGCATCAGGCAGCCTTGATGCAGTTGGGCAAATTTGCGCATCCTGAAACGGGTGTTGCGGAACGCGATCTCGACTCGGCTCGAATGACGATCGACACTTTGCAAATGTTGCGCAGCAAGACCCAAGGCAACCTCTCGCGCGAGGAAGAGAGCCTCTTCGACCAGATCCTCGCTGAACTCAAACTCAATTATGTCGATGAAGCCGGCAAGCCCGCATCGAAATCCACCTTATTTGATGCAAGCACGGCTCCGGCTGGTGAAACGGCTTCCAGCGCACCTTAG